The genomic window TCAGAGATTTATAGCATAAGGGAAATGAAAGTTGAAAATTAGGCTTGTGGCAATTGTAACCCTAATAATTTGGCGGGTTCGTTGAGTTCCAAAAGccggatttttcttttcaagtgTGGTCAAGTTCTCagattttgttgatgatgatattcTCTGTGATAAAGGATGAGTTGTTTCAAGAGTCGAATCAAGTTGTGGCAGTTTCGTCTGCGTGAAGCTAACTTTGACAACGATAGATGTGACTGACATCATTATAAATGGAAAGCTTTTTTTGATATGTTAAGAatccaaaaacattattaatgaACAAGCTTGATACCAAAAGATGTATTCCGATTGAAGCTTCTCTTTTTCGTCGTAGGAAACCAAAAAGACAAATCAAAGCTTATACAGAAACAGAAGAACTGAAAATACTAAACGTTACGTTAACATTGTTGAGCTAACCGACACAAgcataaatataaaacataaagcCTCAGATACTATTACAAACTTAAGAGGCAGCCGAGACACACTCATGGCCTTGACATGGAAAAAAGAGGCATAAGTGAACCCTAAAGAACTTGAGAAACCTGAAATGTTCTTCCAACATACGAAGTCCATTTCGCCGATGAAAAGGGAACATGCTTTAAATAGAGGACAAGACAAGATTGTCAGAGATTACTTGAATTCTGCACTCGGTTAAACCTTCTCTAGGAACCATCTGAAATTGGCTTAATACTTCCTCCACATCTTCGTCAATTGATGTTTCGTAGTGAATTATGAGTTGTTCAAGATTAGGCATTGTCTCAAGGAAGTACTCGACTTGATCCATCATTTTGTCCATGTCCTCATCTTCATCGATATCTCCAAACTTCATTATCTTTAAGACCTTCACAGGACTTAATGATAGACAAGTGGGAATGTTCTCCTCCTCCCAAGGTTTGCACAGGCACTCGTCACTGCTTTGACATTTCATATCATATCTGTGGAGAAGTCCCTGAAACATAAAGGAAACACATTTCAATATCGGCTTCTCTCTGTTTGAATAATGTATCAGCAAAGAATATAGTTAGTACTTCAAAGACAAGGGTTTCTAGGTTTGGACTGTTCTTGAGTAGAGCCGTCAATGATTCCCATCCCACAAGACGATCAGTCTTAACGGTTAGCTGAATCAGGTTGTTGAAAACCGGCAGTGGCTCACAGCAGAAACAGAGTACCTGAAACAGAGTATCACCTTTTAAATccgaaggaaaaaaagaagaagatgagtacGAAGTTGGAGACTACTGACCTCAAGAGTGTTGTAAGATAAGTAAAGGGACCTAACATTACAAATTCCAATGAAAAAAACAGTTGCATTACCAACCAACCCCTCATGCTGGATTGGATCATCCGCTGAAAATTTGGCCTTATGGATCTGATCATGTGTCATTTGAAGATCAAGACGAGCTTCAACAAGCGAATCAAAATTCGCTTTAAGATACCTGTCAGCAATGACATCAGAATATTCCAAGTACAAGAGATTAGGAGTACAAACGACACACTCTTGTGATTCTCAAAGAACATTTGATTAAAACGAAACGTTAGTCTCTTGAGGCTTGTGCTAGATACAGAACAAGACTCCCAAAATTCCTGAACCATAGTATTGCACCCATCAATCGCTGTAGACATAGGCCAATCCCAACATGAAGAGATGTCTAGTGCAAGTTCTGATACACGACGTTTCAACACATTGGTTATCCAACCAATGACAGGAGCAGGTCCAACGTCATCTTTACACTTGATGGAGAATCTGTTCAAAGGAACATTCTTACACAAAGCCAATTTACCATCCACACGCTTTATGAAACGTTGGAGCATCTTAACCCTTTCTTGTTTTGTCACTCCATAATGCATACGCTTAGAGTCATCAAAATCGAGATTCATCTTTTTCAAATGCAAATCACCACTTATAGCCTGAACAGAGCAAATGAGCTTAAGTAAGAAAATACAACAAAGGGATTCCAAAAATACAACATTACCAATTTCAAAGCCGGTTTCAAGGTCTAAGCCTTTCACACAATCTTTAAGTTTCCATTTAGATTCTTAACAGAAAGAGAAATATTGATAACTaagaatcaaaacatcaaCACACATAGGCAAATGTTCTTCTTTTCGAAAGTTTTTAAACTAGAGACACTACTtgagaagaggagaagcttACTTGGGGTGTGAAGCAGAGATCATTATACAACTGTTGAGTTTTCAATGTACTTTCAAAGAAACCGGATTCAGAGGTTTTATAGCCAAAGTGAAGTGAAAGTTgtagattagggttttggtaaCTGTAGCCCTTGTAATTTGGCGGGAGGGGTTAGTTCCAATgttggattttctttttgtgtgttgtcAAGTCCTGAGATTTTGGAGATCTCTGTGATAACCAAGGAGGAATTTTTCACAAGAGTCTAATCAAGTAATATCAGTTTCATATCGTCTGTCTTCTCTATccaattttttgaattttaaccttttaatataatttgagACGAAATTGCGTCTGTATGACGTCAACCAAATTACCATATTGTTCATGCTAAAGACAGACAACTTCTCATCTAAACTCTTTGATTATTTTCATGCCTTATCTCGAATTCATACAACTAAAGCAGTCTTTGATATCTGTTGGAATAAAGAAAAGTTGTATGAGGAGATTAAGAAGTGAACCAAATCAGGATCGTCACATTTCACTCAACGTCTATAAAACTCTCTCAAGACGAACCACTTCGCTTCTACTTCAACAGGCCTACTCATCTCCTTTCATGTTTTCATCGTAGCTTCTTCAATTCGGATTGCCAAAATTGGGTCGTTATTTATCTGTGATTGTGcatagaattttattttgtatagatCCACCCTTACGAAATGAGACTCGGGCTACCCAAAACATGATCAAGTCACACTTAGAGATCTAGATTTTACCTATTACACAAAAACCACTCAAATAACGAAGttttttattatacattatacaTTACAGAGTGTAGATGATCAGTTTGGAATCTGAATCAAAAACAGGAAGGATAGCTTTAAAAGAGTCTTCTCTCAGGAGAGAAGGATAAAACATACACAAACAGAACAATCCTTTCTAGTTTTCAGAGGTTCTTTGACACTGATCAACTGATCAGAGCAAACCTGTCTTAGTTATTACTAATTTAATGTGTGAAGAAAACTATGGCCGTTTTGTAAGTTCCACATCATCTCAAAGAAACCATGAACTCGTCTTGATTTTACATTAAGAGCAAGAATTTTGAGtctggaaaacaaaaagagtaagGTCTTAACTAGGTGTACCGTTGCCTTGGCTTCTGTACACAACTTCTAGACATTCTTTGGCTCGATGAACTTTAGATTGAAGGTAAAAGCTCCCTGCTTTCGCATTATTCTCAAACAGTTTGTCATATTTCTGCATTCATATATAAAGCCAGTCCTTTTAGTTATTCGATTCAGAGTTCCAAAAGTAAATCATTCATTCGTCATTGGTAAAAGAGAAATGTTGACCTGTAATATCTCTTCCCAAGAGGTCTTCTCGGTTACACCAAGAATCTGCCTAGCCTCTTGCTCAGTGATGGCTTTCCCTGCTTGACGTACTCCATTTTGCATTGCTTCCTGCGCAACACCAGATTTAGACGCATCTGCAAAAGAATTTTCTCCTAGGTAAGACAGGTCTCCTTCGTAACAAATACCTGACCACCCTTTGTCTTAGGTATCGAGTAAAAGAGAGCAGCAATATGATTCAGAAACATATCAACCGTTCTAACAGTTgtaaacacacacaaacagGAGCTGCCAGAATCAACAATTACCAAGAAATGTAATTGCCTTATCATTGGATTCATAAAGCAATCACTTGATGTGAAAAGGgtgaatataaaacaaaaagtgttgGAAACTTACTAGCAAGTGCTTGACGATAGGCTTGAAAGACAGCACGACCAATGATCCCAGAACCCATCACAATCAAATTTGCAAGTAGTCTCCCAGcctgtaaaaagaaaagaaatgagaatGTTATAGAATAAATGCAACATGACAAGTAGAGATGAAGAAGGGATttgtaaacaaagaaacatgtCCAAATTCAAGCCAGCTCAAAATCATCGATCTATCGCCAATACATTAAAACTTCAACATTGAGACATCTTTGCCTAGAAAGAACAAATGAGAACcgaaaaaatttgtttgtttttttcaattggAAAATGTTCTATTCACTGCGAATACGAATATGGATGAAtttcaatcaatcaatcaatcatacAACGAGAAAATTTTCGTTAGTAATAAACACCAAAATTTTCCGAAATTATCTCAAAATGAAACAACCAGTTGAATAATCCGTACCCAATTCATAAAACCCATCTGCCTCTCTAATTTATACAATTGAACAACATAAATCTAATAGATGATCTCAAATCATGCTAACATCAATTGATTTACCAAATGATAAAAGAGTCATCACTCAAGAGATTAAAGCGGcaagaaacaattaaaaatttggaaaaaacgaagagaggaggaggaaaccCACCATGGCAGCCGATTAATTGATGGTTTAAATCTCGATAAGATGCTAATCTCTTGATTCGTTTTCGAGGTTGgtagagaaataaaaaggaCTTGAAGGAAGAAGggaatagaagaagaatctagGGTTCTCTCActtgtgttgttttgttgtgttcGTGTAATAAAAGTTTGGGAGAAACACGGAACACCGATGACCAAACACGAAACAGGGGATTGATGCCCAAGGTcgttttctttaataatacCCAATAGAAACTCAACACGTATTATTTATGGGCTTGGGCTGCTAAATAAATCAGGCCCATCTTCTACTCCGAGGATCAATATTGACCgttgaaaaattaaagagttCACATTCAATAGTCTGagtttatttatgaaaattggTATATTTAGTGTTTCCTTActtgtacttttttttttcaatttaagcTTTTCTATTCTTTGAAGAAATGTGTAATCATAAACATAAAGGTTTGGTTATATTCTTGTGTTTAGAATTGTGTAATATAGTTGATCCAATTATATAAAGCTTTTACTTTAATAAGAAGTATgagtttaaaactaaaaaaatataaaaactttttactATTTCTTCACACTAAATTACTCTAGAAAATTTTTGAACCTCTTTGAAAAATCACTTTAGATCTCcagattttcttttaaaaatccaccaaaattttttttttttttttttttcgtttatatCAAGCCAACCATCTAATAAATCTCCCAAAACCTTATTTTTACCAAATATAACGGAAAGTCAGATTTAACAACAAACAATCTTAATTAGTAATGTAGATAGTAGATACAATTGATTAGAAAAGTGCatgtataattttgttttaaaaacttatagtTCAATGAACAAATATAATGGTATATTCACTTCAATCCAAGTAATTAATTCACTAAACCAACTGTGATGTAAATAAAGTGGGGAAAAGGGATGAAGGAGAGATTAAAATCCCTGAATTTACTGCGTGTTAAATGCGCTGTCtttattactattttcttaattaatcgTTTCCTTCCCAAATTTTGGCTGCTTTGAATCGTCTCTAGCTCCGAGAACCCAGGTTATACACACAAACTAAACtatacgaaaacaaaaacaaagaacaagtGTGAAGCCAAACGCAGAATTTTGGGAAACCATCGCACAAGCTTCCATAGATTTCTCTCTTGTTCCTTCCCGTTTCTTCCTCTCCCCCATATTTCTCTCCAGCTCCGCCTCACTGTTCCGCGATCCAATTTCCTTTTCCAGCaggtttgattgattttgttcttccttTGTGAGATCGGATTCATGTTTGtggctatatatatatatatatatatattttttttttccttttagatctttgtttccattttgATAATTTCAGCTGACTTTGGCATTATATCTTCTGCTTTggattgtttgtttgatcaatTGCAAATCGTTTCGATAGACGAAATCTCGAATCACGCAATCAATTTTAAACATGTTAAGAAGCTGCATTTTGAAGGCTGTTCTTGAATCCAAAATGTGTTTGGCACCCAgaatttgttttgactttATTGATGATTTGTCGGTGGTTGTTCATTTGGGAGATTTTGTTGCGCTATGGATCTTTTATATTGCATAGATAATGTTTTTTAGGTttaatctgaaaaaaaaaatgtatcaaGGTCTCGCTGATTTATGTGTGAGTCGAGGATTTGATCCTTTGCAAGATTTTTGTCTTACGCTAGTGCCATGTATGTTTATGTGAAGGTTACTTCATTTGGTTCATGTTgtatcaaattttctttatggGAGGTTTTGTTGCTATGGATCTTTCTATAGCCTATATAATGTTTATTAGGTTGAATCTGAACATAAAATGGATCACAGTCACGTCATTATGCTGATTTATTTGTGATTGCTGCTTGATTCGAtgatttttaaacttttacatGATTTTTACGGTGGTGGATGTCTGTTTATATTATGGTTGATCAATTTGGTTCATACTGTATTAAACTTCATTTACTTACTAGTTTTACATTGGAATGTGAGATTTGACTGTGATTTATTgtgggttcttcttcttcatttttttttaattctattcAGTTTCAAACtacaagattttgttttgatatggctctttattttcaattttttttgtgattgctggtttgtttgaattatttgAAACAATTGACACTGAAAGCTCTTTGCATTCTGAACAGGCTATAAGTGTAGTTAGCACTTCTTCTATAAAAAGCAGTGTCTCACATTTGGATATGAAGAAAGCATTTGGTCAAACTGTCAGAGACCTGTAAGGATTGGActacatataattaaatgaATTATCTTTCCAATCCATGTGTGgattatctatttttattgACGAATCCGAACATTATCTTTTCATCCATTTGTTGCAGCAAGAGAGGGGTCAACAAGAAAGTGCTTAAAGTACCTGGAATAGAACAGAAGGTAAAGAATGCTGTTTGcttctctctatttttgtttctattgaAACTTTTCTGATGTCTTGATTAAGATGCTGTTTTTAGTTCGCCATGATTCATTCAATCAATTTTCTAATGAAGTTTTGTGAAGGTTGAATTATAGATAAGCTTCTATTTGGTTGACACACTCCTTTTATTTGATGGAATTATAGGAGATTTTCGATATATTCTTTCACTTTGTTTGCCTCTCATTTTTGCacttctgtttcttgttcaGGTTCTAGATGCTACCAGCAATGAGTCCTGGGGTCCGCATGGATCACTTCTTGCGGACATTGCACATGCTTCGAGAAATTAGTAATTACAAATACCTTTATCATGTTCTCCTTTTTCATAATATGATCTTATgaatgaattttttgtttttctcatgCAGCCATGAATACCAGATTACTATGGGAGTGTTATGGAAACGTCTTAGTGACTCTGGAAAAAATTGGCGGCATGTCTAtaaggtaaaaaaaatgaaggacTAGCTTGTTTTCGATATGCTTATAGTGT from Arabidopsis thaliana chromosome 3, partial sequence includes these protein-coding regions:
- a CDS encoding FBD-like domain family protein (FBD-like domain family protein; CONTAINS InterPro DOMAIN/s: FBD-like (InterPro:IPR006566); BEST Arabidopsis thaliana protein match is: RNI-like superfamily protein (TAIR:AT3G59230.1); Has 416 Blast hits to 331 proteins in 5 species: Archae - 0; Bacteria - 0; Metazoa - 0; Fungi - 0; Plants - 416; Viruses - 0; Other Eukaryotes - 0 (source: NCBI BLink).), with the protein product MNLDFDDSKRMHYGVTKQERVKMLQRFIKRVDGKLALCKNVPLNRFSIKCKDDVGPAPVIGWITNVLKRRVSELALDISSCWDWPMSTAIDGCNTMVQEFWESCSVSSTSLKRLTYLKANFDSLVEARLDLQMTHDQIHKAKFSADDPIQHEGLVGNATVFFIGICNVRSLYLSYNTLEPLPVFNNLIQLTVKTDRLVGWESLTALLKNSPNLETLVFEGLLHRYDMKCQSSDECLCKPWEEENIPTCLSLSPVKVLKIMKFGDIDEDEDMDKMMDQVEYFLETMPNLEQLIIHYETSIDEDVEEVLSQFQMVPREGLTECRIQVISDNLVLSSI
- the TXR1 gene encoding Protein Transporter, Pam16 gives rise to the protein MAGRLLANLIVMGSGIIGRAVFQAYRQALANASKSGVAQEAMQNGVRQAGKAITEQEARQILGVTEKTSWEEILQKYDKLFENNAKAGSFYLQSKVHRAKECLEVVYRSQGNDK
- the TXR1 gene encoding Protein Transporter, Pam16 (THAXTOMIN A RESISTANT 1 (TXR1); INVOLVED IN: biological_process unknown; EXPRESSED IN: 25 plant structures; EXPRESSED DURING: 15 growth stages; CONTAINS InterPro DOMAIN/s: Protein Transporter, Pam16 (InterPro:IPR005341); BEST Arabidopsis thaliana protein match is: Protein Transporter, Pam16 (TAIR:AT5G61880.2); Has 398 Blast hits to 398 proteins in 167 species: Archae - 0; Bacteria - 0; Metazoa - 159; Fungi - 132; Plants - 79; Viruses - 0; Other Eukaryotes - 28 (source: NCBI BLink).), whose amino-acid sequence is MAGRLLANLIVMGSGIIGRAVFQAYRQALANASKSGVAQEAMQNGVRQAGKAITEQEARQILGVTEKTSWEEILQKYDKLFENNAKAGSFYLQSKVHRAKECLEVVYRSQGNGTPS